The following are from one region of the Coffea eugenioides isolate CCC68of chromosome 2, Ceug_1.0, whole genome shotgun sequence genome:
- the LOC113760284 gene encoding ABC transporter G family member 37-like, which translates to MKKKILVFNRITGYANPQNMLALLGGSQESKSTLLKCLAGRIPSSPYLQGDLRANDVIPGETFFRLIGYVEMVDAHQPYLSVRESLQFSAALRLNREIDTRSRHIHVELVLDQLGLLPYSNQLVGSLRDATGRTFEIAKKMTIGVELAANPSILFLEEPIYGLDSAGISSILAILSGLSASGLNIIATLTHATVRSLSFFDQALILTREGEQAYFGPIGPNCEDLLNYFSPIPSSPRKLTGESPISLVMGYLGQGIKSRGTPSINFADKYRASSLHKQVNEEIAAIKNLRKVRVPKKTAPAYPAPYSRQAGQVLLRTQRFLWRNVQYTYGRLTGCIMIGFLMGSLYYQIKYSDLYGVTSRSLYIYMQVILIGVIAANNVIPQIGTDRLVYLREKRAGMYLPIFYPLSWAVGEIPYLFIVTLAMVGIGNGLAGIGTRSVPEFLEYWLVLCVFTLCVTYFGMMVTFLAPLPIFAAFLVSILTSLWVSASGVVVVLSNIKFYRWMYWTNPFQYAMNALTSISFYCNPKTCASDCSCKRLPDGSYVWDRLANSRALSHTRINTDILILSAMGVLFASLALLFFSMLRHNKNPSE; encoded by the coding sequence atgaagaaaaagatatTGGTTTTCAACCGCATCACAGGCTATGCGAATCCTCAAAACATGCTAGCTCTATTAGGTGGTTCACAAGAAAGCAAGTCCACACTCCTGAAATGCTTGGCAGGGAGGATACCTTCAAGTCCCTACCTCCAAGGTGACCTGCGGGCAAATGATGTCATACCTGGAGAAACTTTCTTCAGACTAATAGGCTATGTTGAGATGGTTGACGCACACCAGCCGTATCTCTCTGTCCGTGAATCTCTTCAATTCAGTGCAGCACTTAGACTAAACAGAGAAATAGACACCAGAAGCCGTCATATCCATGTTGAGTTAGTTCTGGATCAACTTGGTTTATTGCCTTACTCTAACCAACTTGTTGGTTCACTTCGTGATGCTACAGGGAGAACATTTGAGATAGCCAAGAAGATGACAATTGGAGTAGAGCTTGCCGCAAACCCAAGTATTCTTTTCCTGGAGGAGCCAATATATGGACTAGATAGTGCAGGGATCTCGAGTATCCTCGCCATTCTTTCGGGATTGTCAGCTTCTGGTCTGAATATAATTGCAACCCTCACACACGCAACTGTTCGATCACTTTCTTTCTTTGATCAAGCTCTAATTCTAACAAGAGAAGGAGAACAAGCCTATTTTGGCCCAATCGGACCAAACTGTGAGGATTTGCTAAATTATTTTTCACCGATCCCAAGCTCCCCCAGAAAGCTAACTGGAGAAAGTCCCATTAGCTTGGTAATGGGATATTTAGGACAAGGCATTAAAAGTAGGGGAACTCCATCCATAAACTTTGCAGACAAGTATAGAGCTAGCTCCCTGCATAAGCAGGTGAATGAAGAGATTGCCGCAATAAAGAATCTACGCAAAGTTAGAGTACCCAAAAAGACTGCCCCAGCCTACCCAGCTCCATATTCACGCCAAGCAGGTCAGGTGCTCTTGAGAACACAAAGGTTCTTATGGAGAAACGTGCAATACACATATGGCAGGCTTACGGGGTGCATCATGATAGGTTTCTTAATGGGCTCCCTATACTATCAGATCAAATACTCGGACCTATATGGTGTGACATCAAGATCACTCTACATATACATGCAAGTTATCCTAATTGGAGTAATCGCCGCAAACAACGTAATCCCACAGATTGGTACGGACAGACTCGTTTATTTGAGGGAGAAAAGGGCAGGAATGTATCTGCCAATATTCTATCCGTTATCGTGGGCAGTGGGTGAGATTCCATACTTGTTCATCGTAACGCTTGCAAtggtaggtattggaaatggctTGGCAGGAATTGGAACAAGATCAGTACCAGAATTCCTAGAATATTGGCTTGTGCTCTGTGTATTCACTTTGTGTGTCACGTACTTTGGTATGATGGTGACTTTCCTAGCCCCACTGCCGATATTTGCAGCATTTCTGGTTTCAATCCTAACTTCACTCTGGGTGTCAGCTTCTGGAGTAGTTGTCGTGCTGTCGAACATTAAGTTCTACCGTTGGATGTACTGGACCAACCCTTTTCAATATGCAATGAATGCATTGACTTCAATCAGTTTTTACTGCAACCCGAAGACGTGTGCATCAGATTGCAGCTGCAAAAGGCTCCCAGATGGCTCCTATGTGTGGGATCGGTTGGCAAACTCGCGAGCGCTAAGCCACACAAGGATAAATACGGACATACTCATCTTATCAGCCATGGGCGTTCTGTTTGCCAGCCTAGCCTTGCTCTTCTTTTCCATGTTGAGACACAACAAAAATCCTTCTGAATAG